ACGGCAATCAAAACAGCACCTACAGCGCCGAGGGCTGCAGATTCTGTAACGGTTGCAACACCGGTGTAGATGGAGCCCAAGACACCAAAGATTAAAAGGAACGGTAAAATCAAACCTTTGAGATATTGCATACGCTCAAAGAAGGGAAGCTTGGCTTCTGGGGCATCATAAACCGGACCCATTTCCGGGTTCATACGACAACGGATCATCACATAGGTAATGTAAAGACCAGCCAGTAACATACCCGGGCCAACACCGGCAGAGAAAAGATCGCGCACAGAAACGCCAGCTTCCGCCCCATAAACAATGAGGACCACACTTGGCGGGATCAAGGTTGCCAGCGAACCGGATGCAACAATGGAACCTATGGACAGTTTACGGTCATAGCCAAGGCGGAACATTTGGGGCAGGGCAATCAGGCCGAGAAGAACGATTTCACCGCCTACAATGCCACTCATGGCCGCGAGGATCACACTGACAAAGATGGTTTGAACAGCCACACCACCGCGCATCTGGCCACCTAAAATAGCCATACTGTTGAACAGGTCTCGCGCGACCCCGGATTTTTCCAGAATATTCGCCATAAAGACGAAGAAGGGAACCGCAACCAATGTGTATTTGGTAAAGACATGGGCAACGTTACTGCCCACAAGGATCAAGCCGGGAGGGCCGAAATAGAACAGGGCAGAAGCAACCGAAACCAGAAGAGTCGATGCCCCAAGCGGGACCCCCATTGCCATTAGGCTGAAAAGTGCCAGAATGATCAAGAGTGTGATGATTTCAATACCCATTATCCGTGCTCCTTCTCATTTGCACCCTCAAACGGGTATTCTTCTTCATGTTCATCAGCCGGGGCGAACATGTTGGCGATCAGTTGCAGGGCATAAAGGACACAGGCAACGGACAGCATCACTTTTAAATAGCTGGGGACAGGTGGGTTAAAGGCACTGCCGGAACGTTCAAGATGGTTGAAAGAATTCAGTGTGGCATCCCAGTTGGACCAAAGCAGGCCGAGCACAGCGATAATGCTGATAATCAACGCAATTTTGGTCATGCGGTGCCAGAGTTTTTCACCCACGATGAGTTCCATTGCCGTCACTGTGATATGACGGCGTTGTTGGGTAACAGCACCAACGGATAAGAGCCAGGCGGTGCCGCACAGGGTCATGATGGTTTCTGATGTCCAGGCCGTCGGGGCGTCCAGAACATAGCGCATGAACACTTCAAAGACAGACAATGTGATTGCGGTTATGTAAAACATCCCGCAAGTCTTACCCAGAAATACACTGAGCTTGCCTATAAGTGTATGGAAAGTATGGTTAGACAAAATAGCCTCCCTTCGAGTGTTCGGTTCTGGTTGTTAGAGATTTGAGAACCGATATTCGTCTAATATTTTAACAAGTTCTTTAGCTGATCTTTCGCGGTGTTCACGAAAGACGGATTTGGCTTTTTCCGCATTACCGGATGTGATGGCATCCATGAGTTCACGATGTTCCTGTGTGGATTTCACCGGCATCTCGCGCAGTTTCAAGGTCAGCATCCGTGCACGGTGAGCCTGGTCAAACAAGGTGCTGATGATTTTTTCAAGACGCTTGTTGGCACAAAGCTCAAGGAGTTTACGGTGGAAGCCATCATCGGCCTTTGCCCAGGATTCCCGGTCTTCTTCCTGAATGGCCTTTTCCATTTTAGTGGTTAGATCTTCCAACTCTTTCAAGTCATGATCATTTATGGTGCGACTCGCCAATAGATAAGCCGCTTCGGGTTCCAGGGCCGTCAGAATCTGATAAATTTCGCTCATATCTTCGGGCATAATGGGCAAAACGCGAGCGCCACGGCGCGGAATAATCTCTAAAAGCCCTTCGGCTTCCAGTTTTAATAATGCCTCACGTACAGGTGTGCGGCTCATTCCCAAACGGACGGCAATTTCTGGCTCTGTTGCTTGAAAGCCAGGTGGCATACGGTTTTCGAGTATTTCTTCCTTGATCATGTCATAGGCGTTATCTACGCGGGAAACCTTGCTTTTTGCTGTCATGAGAGTTCTCCTTTCGGGCTCGTGTTAAAAAATATAATAATGTATACATTGACAAATGCACAAGAAAATAATTTAATGATTTTAACGCATCGGTGAGGATGCGGGAAGAGTTAGATCTTCAAAACGTTAGAAACTGCCAAATTTTAAGGGAGGACTTTCATGTTCAAAAAGGCAATTTCCAAACTTCCGGTTCTGGCTGGTGTTATTGCAGCAGGCATGTCACTGAACGTATCAGCTGATGCTGCTGAAATGCTGCGTGTGCAGACGTCAACAAAATCTGGCGGTTTTTCGTTTCAATATATGAATGACAACTGGGTAAACAAACTGCCTGCCATGACCAATGGTGAAGTTCAAATCCAGTTCATGCCGATTAAATCTGTGATGCCGCGTAATGAAACACCCGAAGGTGTGGCAGCAGGTGTCTTAAGTGGTGATTTGACGTCGATTGCTTATTTTTCCGGCCGTAACCCGGCATTTGCCATTCTGGGTGATCTGATCGCAGGTTATGATTCTCCGGCACAGGTTCAGCAATTCTGTAAAGATGGTGGTGGTTCTGAAGTTTTGCAAAAACTGTGGGACAAAACACTGCCGGGTAAAATCAAGGTTGTTGGTTGTGGTGCTGTTTCTAAAGAAGCACTGGTTTCCAAAAAGCCGATTAAAGGCGTTGCGGACCTGAAAGGCATTAAAGTGCGCTCTCCAGAAGGTTTGGCTGCGACAGTCTTTCGTGCTGCAGGTGCAAGCCCGGTAAATATCCCGTTCTCTGAAGTCTATACATCTTTGGAAAAAGGTGTGGTGGATGCAGCTGATGCGTCTGCTTATGTCAATAACGACAAAAACGGTTTCCACCAGATTGCAAAATATCCGCTTTATCCGGGGATCCACTCTATGGCAGTTCACCAGTTCACAGTCAGTACAAAAGTCTGGAACAAGCTTTCTCCAGCAGCGCGTTCTGGTTTGAAAGACTGGTATTATGCGGCTTATGCAGACCTGCTGAAAGCACTGGATGCACAAGATAAAAAGCTGGTGGCCCGTGATAAGGCTGATCCGAACATCACAGTGATTGACTGGGCGCAGAAAGATCGTGATGCGTTCCGTCAAATTGCGACGTCTTCCTGGGAAGAAACAGCAGGCAAGTCACCGGAAGCACGTGAAGCACTGGATGCACATTATTCCTTCATGAAGACAATTGGTCTTCTGAAGTAAGGGTTCTCCCGGCTGAGGTGGGCATTCGTCCCTAACCATGTCCACCTCATTTTTTTTAAGAATAATTAATAATGAAAAAGGAATGTGTCTATGACCACCTCTTCTATGCAAGTTGCTGTGATCAAAGGTGATGGGATTGGCGTTGATGTGACAGAAGCCACCATTGCTGTAATTGAAGCTGTAAAGGAAAAAGTTGGCGGCTTTGAACTTGATTATAACTATATCTCTGCCGGGGCAGGCTATTATCAAGAAACTGGAAAAGATATTCAGGATAATGGTGAAGAAGATGCGGGCAAGGCAGATGCAATTTTCCTTGGCGCTATTGGTTTGCCTGCCATTCGTTATGAAGATGGGACGGAAATTTCGCCCCATTTGCGCTTGCGTGACCGTTTTCAGCTTTATGCCGGTGTGCGTCCGGTGCGTGCTTATCCCAATGCGCCGCAAAAGCTGGCTGCACCGCAAGCCGCAGGCATTGACCTTGTGATCTTGCGTGAATCTACCGAAGGATTGTTTTATTCCGCCGCCGTTCATGATCGTTGCCCGGTTGAAAATAATGAAGAAGTTCAAGATGTCATGCGCATTACGCGCAATACGACTGAGAAACTTCACAATTTTGCCTTCCGTTTGGCGCAGAAACGTAAATCACGTGGCAAGCTTGGCAAGGTGACTTGTGTGGATAAGGCCAATGTTTTTAAATCCATGGCTTTCTTTCGTCAGATTTTTGATGAACGTAAAGCGAATTTCGCAGATGTGGAAGTGGGTTACAATTATGTTGATGCCCAAGCACTTGACCTGATCCGTCGCCCGTGGGAATTCGATGTGATGGTCACGGAAAATATCTTCGGTGATATTTTATCTGATCTGGCTGGTGGTCTTGTTGGTGGTATGGGTATGGCCTCTTGTGCTGAAATTGGTGATAACCACGGTCTTTTTCAACCGGCACATGGCAGTGCACCAGATATTATGGGTCAAGATAAAGCCAACCCGTTGGCGGCGATCCTCAGTGGTTCTTTGATGTTGGATTATCTGTCTGAAAAATCAGGGAACCAGTCCTTGGCCGATGCTGCACAATTAATTGATGAAGCTGTTTATGCCGGTTTTGAAGCCAATGCAATTCGCCCGATGGAATTTGGCGGGGATATGGGCACACAAGCCGTCACCAAAGAAGTGATTGCACGCATCTAATCAAGAAATCAAAGGGAAGACAGTATTATGAGTATTGTTCTTGGCTGTATTGCAGATGACCTGACCGGGGCAACCGATCTGGCAATGATCTTGGTACGTGAAGGTATGAAGACGGTGCAGATTGTTGGTGTTCCTGATGAAGACACCCCTGTACCGGACGCCGATGCGGTTGTGATTGCATTGAAATCACGCACCCTGATGGCATCGCAAGCTGTCAGTATGTCCTTATCTTCTTGTGGCTGGTTGCAAAAGGCAGGGGCCAAGCAAATTTTCTTTAAATATTGTTCGACCTTTGATTCTACAAAAGAAGGTAATATTGGTCCGGTCACAGATGCGTTGATGAATAAGCTGAATTGCCGAAATACGATTGCGTGCCCATCTTTTCCTGAAAATGGGCGTACAGTCTATCGGGGGCATCTGTTTGTGCATGATGTTCTCTTGTCTGAATCTTCATTGAGCAATCATCCCTTAACACCCATGACGGACCCTAACTTGCAACGGGTTCTCTCAAAACAGACCTCAACGCCCATTAGCAATGTCTATTATGAGGATGTTGAAGCTGGGGTCGATGTGTTGCGCAATAAGTTTGCCCAAGACGGTATCCATATTGTGGATGCCATATCTGATGCACACTTGCGCACCATTGGGGAAGCTTGTCGTGATTTAGCGCTCATTACAGGGGGATCAGCTGTCGCACAAGGCTTGGCCGATAACTATCGCACACAGGGGCTTTTGCCTGCAAAAAGCAATGCAAACAGTTTTCACGGCCCCAAAGGAGCAGCACTGGTTTTATCTGGCAGTTGTTCTGAGGCAACACGAGGGCAGGTTGCTTATGCACAGGCCCGCATGCCGCATTTTAAACTGGATGCATACGATATTTTAGATGGTAAACCCGTTGCTGATGAGGCGATCAGCTGGGCCAATGCGCATTTGTCACAGGATCAACCTGTTTTGATTTATTCGTCCGCTGATCCTGCTGAGGTCTCTCGCGTGCAGGCCGAACGGGGCCGGGTTGAAGTCGGTGATCAAGTCGAAGCCGTAATTGCTGACATCGCTAAACGTTTTTATGAAGCTGGGGTGCGACGTTTTGTTGTGGCCGGTGGGGAAACATCTGGTGCTGTGATTGAGGCACTTGGGGTAAAGGCGATGGAAATTGGTCCAGCCATTGATCCGGGGGTGCCTTGGACAAAAAGTCTGAACGATGATGAAAAAGCTTTGGCTCTTAAGTCCGGTAATTTCGGGACAGAAGATTTCTTTATTAAAGCACTTGAACAATTAGACGAGCTATCTTCATGACAGATTTAGAATTGAGAGAGGAACTGATCCAAACCGTTTTGAAAATGAACGATATGGGGATCAATCAAGGCACATCGGGCAATGCAGCGGTTCGTGTTGAGAGGGGCTTTCTGATTACCCCCTCAGGGATGGCGTATGAAGATATTACACCGCAAGATGTGGTCTTTAAGGAAATCGGCGGGGGGTATGAAAGCCCCAACGGATTGCGCAAACCGTCCAGTGAATGGCGTTTTCATGAGGATATTTTCATCGCCCGTCCCGAAGTTAGTGCCATTGTCCATACGCATGGCAAGGCGGTGATGACTATTGCCTGTCTGCAAAAAGATATTCCCCCGTTTCATTATATGATTGGGGTGACGGGTGGGGAGACAATTCGATGTGCCCCTTATGAAACCTTTGCAACGCAAGCCTTGTCAGATGTGGCTGTTCAGGCGCTGGAAGGGCGAAAAGCCTGCCTGTTGGCCAATCATGGACAAATTGCCCTTGGGGGGACTCTGAAACAGGCTCTTTCCATGGCGCTGGAAGTCGAAACCTTGTGCGACGTTTATTGGAGAACACTGGTTGCAGGTGGTGCTGTCATTCTTGATCAAAGCAAGATGGATGAAGCACTGGCGAAATTCAATAAAGGTTATGGAAGCGCTAAGGCTTTTGTGGACGAAGGAAAGGGATAGATATGTTCGTTGTACTTGTTGATTTTGTGATCAAAAAAGGCTGTGAAGAGCAATTTAATCACGCCATGTTGGAACAGGCAGAAAACTCGCTGAGTCAAGAAGTAGACTGTCACCAGTTTGATGTGTGCCGCAATCCTGACAACCCACAGGAGTTTTTCCTGTATGAGCTTTATACAGACCACGCAGCCTTTGATGTTCATTTAGCCTCTGAACATTTTATTGCTTTTGATCAATGTGTTAGCGCCTGGATTGAAAATAAGGAAGTTCGTTTGTTGCAGCGATTGTAAGAACTGTTATGCTCGTGGGTGGGAAAATGCAGGTGAAAATTGGTAATACAATTGTGTATGGTTTACCATATACGTCTGGTCAATAGACGTGGTTTCGAAAATAAGCATAATACCGTAAAAATAAATAGTTTGGTTAACCAAATGATGGGAGATGAGGCTAATCGTTAGGCGATATCCGGTCCTTCGCTATTGTGGGTCTGGTTGAGACACCGTGTTGTCGCTGGTTTTGCGCAGATGGCATTTCTGTATGGATAGTGCTGTCTGTTTCAAACAGTGGGGGTGTAGATGAATACCGTAGATCAATCCGATATTACATTATCACGGGATGAAATTCGTTCTGGCATTGGCAAGCAGTTGTTTACTGCTTTTTCCGTTGTCGCTTTGATGACTGTTTTGGTTAGTATTATTGGCTGGTTCAGTATTGAAAAGCTGGATAATGCACAAACGAGTCTGGCATCGCAGGAAGTACCTGCGATTACGTCAGCTTTGAAATTATCTGAAGAAATTGCAAATTTGGCGGCTTCTGCGCCACGGCTAAAGGCAGCACGTAATGATGAAGAGCGCAAAGCCATTCTGGCCTTGCTGGCCCAATCAAATAAACGGGCACAAGAAAGCCTAAAAACCTTGAAGCTCCATACCAAGGATGTGAAGGGGCTTGAAGCTATTGAGGCGGGCCTGTCCAAACTTCCCTGGTATATGACCCGCTTAAATCAGGTGGGCTCTCGTTTATTTGCCAAGATTAAACGCCGTAACGAGTTGGACGGTAAATTAATCATTTTTCGAGAGACCGTTGCGAAAAAACTGCGCCCTCATTTGCTGAATGTCCGGATTGCCGTTATTGAAGAAAGCGAAGATGTGCTGCGATCTTTTCAGCGCCAAGAAGAGCTGCTGGAATTTAAAAGTGCAACCAATCTTCTTGTTGGTCTTTTGGCTGAAGGGGGAAAATCCAATTCGGAAAAAGAGATCGAAAAGATTGAAAGCCGTTTTCTCAGTTCAATTGCGAAAATGGCAGTTCCTCTGTCTCGGATTGAGAAAACCGCAAATGTAAGTGAGCTGAGCCATATTTTTAAATCTTTGCTACGTTTTGGCAGCAAAGGGGGGCCAGATGATAATATTCTTCTGTTGCGCAAGGCTGAATTGAAGGCTTTGGCAGAAACAGACGAGATTATGGAAGAAACCCGCGATCTCTCCAAGAAAATGTCACAGCAAGCCAATGAGGTCGTTCAAAATGTTGAACAATCCATTCAGGCTTCCATTGAAAGTAACCAATCATCTATTCGTTCGACCAAGATCAGCTTGGTTTTAATCTCAGTCGGTGCCTTGGCCGTTTCTGCCTTAATCGGTTGGTTCTATGTGAATAAAAGAATTGTTCATCGCTTGATGGTTCTGGTGAACTCTATGGAAAATATTGCCAAGGGGGATTTGGCAACGCGGGTCAATCGCAATGGTAGTGATGAAATTTCCTTGATGGGGAAAGCTTTGACGGTTTTGCGTAATGCAGGGCGTCAGGCCGAAGATGACCGGACAGCTTTTGAAGCCCAACGCCAAAAATCAGAAGAGGAAAAACGTCAGGCCCAATTGTCTTTGGCGGATAGCCTTGAAGATTCTTCAAGTGTGTCTATGGATAAGTTGTCGCAAAATGTTTTGACTTTGCAAGAACAGGCGCGGGTCATGGAAGGTTTGTCTCAAACCGCACTGGATAAAAGTATTGATGTGACACATGCCGCTGAACGCATGACAACGGATATGGGGGATGTATCTGCCAGTATCGGGGAGTTGAGCAGTTCAATTGATGAAATTAGCCAGCAGTCCCAGCAAGGTTGGAAAACGGCAGATGATGCGGTCAGACGTGCTGATACAATGAACGACAGTATCTCTCAGCTTCAGGGGAGTTCACGCCGTATTGGGGAGGTGATTATGTTGATTAACGATGTCGCCGCCCAGACCAA
This sequence is a window from Terasakiella sp. SH-1. Protein-coding genes within it:
- a CDS encoding methyl-accepting chemotaxis protein; the encoded protein is MNTVDQSDITLSRDEIRSGIGKQLFTAFSVVALMTVLVSIIGWFSIEKLDNAQTSLASQEVPAITSALKLSEEIANLAASAPRLKAARNDEERKAILALLAQSNKRAQESLKTLKLHTKDVKGLEAIEAGLSKLPWYMTRLNQVGSRLFAKIKRRNELDGKLIIFRETVAKKLRPHLLNVRIAVIEESEDVLRSFQRQEELLEFKSATNLLVGLLAEGGKSNSEKEIEKIESRFLSSIAKMAVPLSRIEKTANVSELSHIFKSLLRFGSKGGPDDNILLLRKAELKALAETDEIMEETRDLSKKMSQQANEVVQNVEQSIQASIESNQSSIRSTKISLVLISVGALAVSALIGWFYVNKRIVHRLMVLVNSMENIAKGDLATRVNRNGSDEISLMGKALTVLRNAGRQAEDDRTAFEAQRQKSEEEKRQAQLSLADSLEDSSSVSMDKLSQNVLTLQEQARVMEGLSQTALDKSIDVTHAAERMTTDMGDVSASIGELSSSIDEISQQSQQGWKTADDAVRRADTMNDSISQLQGSSRRIGEVIMLINDVAAQTNMLALNATIEAARAGEAGKGFAVVAQEVKTLASQTENATGEIDLLIKGIQSEIHSTVEAAKHISHVIFKIKEVTTTIASAVEQQSAATSSIDHTVRKSVDECLQVSTWIKEVSEVSETTGQAIQEVRKTSGDVESESQGLQSDIARFLTSVRA
- a CDS encoding class II aldolase/adducin family protein; the protein is MTDLELREELIQTVLKMNDMGINQGTSGNAAVRVERGFLITPSGMAYEDITPQDVVFKEIGGGYESPNGLRKPSSEWRFHEDIFIARPEVSAIVHTHGKAVMTIACLQKDIPPFHYMIGVTGGETIRCAPYETFATQALSDVAVQALEGRKACLLANHGQIALGGTLKQALSMALEVETLCDVYWRTLVAGGAVILDQSKMDEALAKFNKGYGSAKAFVDEGKG
- the otnK gene encoding 3-oxo-tetronate kinase, which gives rise to MSIVLGCIADDLTGATDLAMILVREGMKTVQIVGVPDEDTPVPDADAVVIALKSRTLMASQAVSMSLSSCGWLQKAGAKQIFFKYCSTFDSTKEGNIGPVTDALMNKLNCRNTIACPSFPENGRTVYRGHLFVHDVLLSESSLSNHPLTPMTDPNLQRVLSKQTSTPISNVYYEDVEAGVDVLRNKFAQDGIHIVDAISDAHLRTIGEACRDLALITGGSAVAQGLADNYRTQGLLPAKSNANSFHGPKGAALVLSGSCSEATRGQVAYAQARMPHFKLDAYDILDGKPVADEAISWANAHLSQDQPVLIYSSADPAEVSRVQAERGRVEVGDQVEAVIADIAKRFYEAGVRRFVVAGGETSGAVIEALGVKAMEIGPAIDPGVPWTKSLNDDEKALALKSGNFGTEDFFIKALEQLDELSS
- a CDS encoding TRAP transporter small permease produces the protein MFYITAITLSVFEVFMRYVLDAPTAWTSETIMTLCGTAWLLSVGAVTQQRRHITVTAMELIVGEKLWHRMTKIALIISIIAVLGLLWSNWDATLNSFNHLERSGSAFNPPVPSYLKVMLSVACVLYALQLIANMFAPADEHEEEYPFEGANEKEHG
- a CDS encoding GntR family transcriptional regulator, which produces MTAKSKVSRVDNAYDMIKEEILENRMPPGFQATEPEIAVRLGMSRTPVREALLKLEAEGLLEIIPRRGARVLPIMPEDMSEIYQILTALEPEAAYLLASRTINDHDLKELEDLTTKMEKAIQEEDRESWAKADDGFHRKLLELCANKRLEKIISTLFDQAHRARMLTLKLREMPVKSTQEHRELMDAITSGNAEKAKSVFREHRERSAKELVKILDEYRFSNL
- the dctP gene encoding TRAP transporter substrate-binding protein DctP translates to MFKKAISKLPVLAGVIAAGMSLNVSADAAEMLRVQTSTKSGGFSFQYMNDNWVNKLPAMTNGEVQIQFMPIKSVMPRNETPEGVAAGVLSGDLTSIAYFSGRNPAFAILGDLIAGYDSPAQVQQFCKDGGGSEVLQKLWDKTLPGKIKVVGCGAVSKEALVSKKPIKGVADLKGIKVRSPEGLAATVFRAAGASPVNIPFSEVYTSLEKGVVDAADASAYVNNDKNGFHQIAKYPLYPGIHSMAVHQFTVSTKVWNKLSPAARSGLKDWYYAAYADLLKALDAQDKKLVARDKADPNITVIDWAQKDRDAFRQIATSSWEETAGKSPEAREALDAHYSFMKTIGLLK
- a CDS encoding isocitrate/isopropylmalate family dehydrogenase; amino-acid sequence: MTTSSMQVAVIKGDGIGVDVTEATIAVIEAVKEKVGGFELDYNYISAGAGYYQETGKDIQDNGEEDAGKADAIFLGAIGLPAIRYEDGTEISPHLRLRDRFQLYAGVRPVRAYPNAPQKLAAPQAAGIDLVILRESTEGLFYSAAVHDRCPVENNEEVQDVMRITRNTTEKLHNFAFRLAQKRKSRGKLGKVTCVDKANVFKSMAFFRQIFDERKANFADVEVGYNYVDAQALDLIRRPWEFDVMVTENIFGDILSDLAGGLVGGMGMASCAEIGDNHGLFQPAHGSAPDIMGQDKANPLAAILSGSLMLDYLSEKSGNQSLADAAQLIDEAVYAGFEANAIRPMEFGGDMGTQAVTKEVIARI
- a CDS encoding TRAP transporter large permease subunit, whose product is MGIEIITLLIILALFSLMAMGVPLGASTLLVSVASALFYFGPPGLILVGSNVAHVFTKYTLVAVPFFVFMANILEKSGVARDLFNSMAILGGQMRGGVAVQTIFVSVILAAMSGIVGGEIVLLGLIALPQMFRLGYDRKLSIGSIVASGSLATLIPPSVVLIVYGAEAGVSVRDLFSAGVGPGMLLAGLYITYVMIRCRMNPEMGPVYDAPEAKLPFFERMQYLKGLILPFLLIFGVLGSIYTGVATVTESAALGAVGAVLIAVIRKELSIQGLRDALWSTTITTGSIVWLIVGAVSLVGIYNIMGGTNFLKSLLTGMDVAPIVVILIMMAIIMLLGTFMDWIAIVFITVPVFAPVVVDLGYDPVWFGILFAMNIQIYMLSPPFGPACFYLKSVAPKDVTLQEIFVAVLPFIGLQLIGLTLVLIFPEIAMWLPNLGK
- a CDS encoding putative quinol monooxygenase, with protein sequence MFVVLVDFVIKKGCEEQFNHAMLEQAENSLSQEVDCHQFDVCRNPDNPQEFFLYELYTDHAAFDVHLASEHFIAFDQCVSAWIENKEVRLLQRL